Proteins co-encoded in one Tachysurus fulvidraco isolate hzauxx_2018 chromosome 17, HZAU_PFXX_2.0, whole genome shotgun sequence genomic window:
- the LOC113656601 gene encoding uncharacterized protein LOC113656601 isoform X2 produces MNRVFLVLGFVLIMALYSDAQEPIKVIGEVEPCCFNFFRGQIPPTHILQVKPTGSHCPQKGFIVTTPKYPKLCVRELIVKD; encoded by the exons ATGAATCGTGTGTTTCTGGTCCTGGGCTTCGTCCTGATCATGGCGCTCTACTCAGACGCTCAGG aACCTATAAAAGTTATTGGAGAAGTCGAGCCTTGCTGTTTCAACTTCTTCCGTGGACAAATTCCTCCCACACACATCCTGCAGGTTAAACCGACAGGCTCACACTGTCCACAGAAAGGCTTCAT tgttacTACTCCTAAATATCCCAAACTGTGTGTTCGTGAATTAATCGTCAAAGACTGA
- the LOC113656601 gene encoding C-C motif chemokine 5-like isoform X1, with translation MNRVFLVLGFVLIMALYSDAQEPIKVIGEVEPCCFNFFRGQIPPTHILQVKPTGSHCPQKGFIVTTPKHPNLCVREVVVNG, from the exons ATGAATCGTGTGTTTCTGGTCCTGGGCTTCGTCCTGATCATGGCGCTCTACTCAGACGCTCAGG aACCTATAAAAGTTATTGGAGAAGTCGAGCCTTGCTGTTTCAACTTCTTCCGTGGACAAATTCCTCCCACACACATCCTGCAGGTTAAACCGACAGGCTCACACTGTCCACAGAAAGGCTTCAT tgttacTACTCCTAAACATCCCAATCTGTGTGTTCGTGAAGTCGTCGTCAATGGCTGA